The Fimbriimonadaceae bacterium genome includes the window AAAGCAGAGCCAGCACTCTGCTGTTGCGCCCAGGCGAAGACCTGTTCATCGGCCTTCCCGGACAATCCCACATCGCCGGTGCGAAAGGCCGTCTTCGTCGGCCGCAACAACTTCAGCCGCGATGCGATAGACTCGGGAACATTTTGAGGGGACAGGATGGTCAGGCACGCGGAATGACTTTCGCTTCGTCAATCACCTGACTGGCATACTCAAGCGCGGCAGTGACATCGTGGGTCGTCAGCCCGGGGTAGGCGTCAATAATCCCGGCTATGGTATGGCCACCGGCCACCATGCCGAGGATGTCCGTCACCCTAATGCGGGTGCCCCGAACCGTAGGCTTTCCGCTGCAGATGTTTGGATCGACAACGATACGATCATCCACCACGCTCTCCTCGCCGGCCAGTCAACTACATCAAACGCTATGCTCATACATCTAGGCTGTCAAGAAAGCCCTCAACGGCATACTGGGAGAAGAACTGCTGCAGGCCAAGAATCGAGAGCACCAAGGCCTAACAAGAGAAGGCCTGGGGTTTGCGCAGGAACAGCATACGAGCCCGCTTGCGCTGGCTTGCTTTCAGTCCAGAATAAATGGGACGTGGAGCCGGCGAGTGGAATCGAACCACCGACCTGCGGTTTACGAAACAAGCCAGGACATTTTTTGAAACGCTCGGTGTGCCAAATGGTTTCCCCGTTTTAACTGCGAAAACAGTCACTTGCGTGCATTCTATTGATTCGATTGTTTCGAGGTGTATAGGTGGGTTTTGAAAATTTTTAGCACAAATTTAGCACAGGCCAATGGGGTGAACCCCTTCAGTGAGACAGTTTCCCATTAGCACACTTCAGGTTGATTACCTTGCTTCCTCTTGCAAGCTCCCCTGTCAAGGAGACGCCGCAAAAGAGAACTTCGAGCTTCTAATCGTGTCCGATACCTGTCAGGCGGGAGCCTGGCAATGCGTCATGAGGCCGTTCTTCGTTAAACTCTGTAACTATGTAACCATTCTGTGGGTATCTCCCGGACATGTTTGAGCGACTCGAACACCTAGGCATTGAGGACTTCGGTTCGGTACGCGCGATTGAAGCGCGCGATGAACGGATTTTGATCGGGTTTGCCCGGCTGAATACACGGTAGCCCAATGCCCTGATCCTCACACCAGGCCATAAACCGGTCGGCGGTCATACCATTATCGAGTCGAATCGCGTCCGCCAATGAGCCTCGCGGAGTCAGACCGCGTTCTTCCAAGGCATCAAAAGACCGTACTCCATCGCTCATTCGGAGCGTAAATCGAATGTAGCATTTGTGTCCGGCTCAACTCCGTACAAGACTGCCCTTTGACTATGCCTCACCAAAGCTGTCCCTTGTCACTGCATAAAACCACGTCCACCATGAGCGCCACTCCACGAGTTATCTAAAGTCATCTCGACGACAGAATCTATAACCTCATTGAAAAGAAACCGACTGAAAATGCGTTCGGCGCGCTCTCGATCTGCCTTATCTTGAGCAGCTTTCGCTTCTTCCGCGTAGGTTTCGTGCCAACTTCGACGTATATTCTGAGCCACACGGCTTCCGTCCTGAAAGATATACTCTCCCTTTATCAAAAAACCGTTCTCGAAATCTCCCCTCAGCGCTTCTCCATCCCTCCAAAGATATATTCCTTGACCCGAGGGCTGCCCGGATTTAAATCCTCCAACGTATTTTGTGTCATTAGGGTATGTGAGTGTGCCTTGGCCATCAATGCAGTTTCCTTCAAGACATGTTTTTTTGGACAGGCCCTGTTTTGCTGGAACCGTAAAGCTTTCTTCTTGAGTGGCGACACCGTGATCAAAATCGCCGCTATACTTAATCCCGACCATCCAGCTCTTCGATCCCTTGCCATGGGCTAGACCATCCTTGAAATCTCCAACATATTTCGACCCGTCTGAAAAGACATACGTTCCGTGTCCATTAGTACAATTACCTTCCGTACAGCTGCCAGTTATATATGTTTTCTTTGGGTAAATCTTATCTCGGCTGATAGGTTTGCCATCTTTGAACGTTCCTGAGAATTTAACTCCCGTAAATAAGACATAAACGCCATGCCCATTGATGCAATCACCCTCAATACAAGTCCCAACAACCGGAGTGCAAAGCGCAGAAGGATTGCGATCGAGATAATATTCGCCGGTCATCCATCCGCATCCACTTCGCTGCATGCCATTATGAGCCTGCTCACCCAATTGCTCACGAGCAAGGAGTTCAACTAAATTAGGTAGACGTTCTGACGTATTTTGCCGCTCAATGGTTTGTGCTCGCCATTTCTCAAACGCATGTTGCCTGTAGGGAAGTTGATTAATAATTCGACGAATGGATTCTTCTGACATTTGCCATCCATTCACCATTTTCTCCAGCGACTTGGCAGACATCCCATGGAGGGCAGCGAGTACATCAGGATTTTTCTTGGCCCGATTAGGGTCATGCAGACTCACATACTCTCGACTAGTGATCCAATGGAGTGCAGCCTTCTGCTCGGGAAGTAGGTTCGTAAAGGAATGGGGCGTAGCTGATTCATTTGATCCATATGCGCCAGCAGTTACCGTATCCTCCCCAATACGGGCACCGTCCTCAAAATATCCAATGTACTTTGT containing:
- a CDS encoding DUF433 domain-containing protein → MDDRIVVDPNICSGKPTVRGTRIRVTDILGMVAGGHTIAGIIDAYPGLTTHDVTAALEYASQVIDEAKVIPRA